Within Mycobacterium heckeshornense, the genomic segment CCCCACCCAGGCGTGGGCCAGCCGCCGACTAGGCGCTGATCGCCTGCTTGGCCCCGGACTGGATAGCGATCTTGCGGGGCTTGGCCTCTTCAGCCACCGGGACGCTCAGCCGCAACACGCCATCGGTGTAGTCAGCGCTGATGTGGTCGGTGTCGAGCTGGTCACCGAGGAACAGGGTCCGACTGAACAGCCCGTGCGGGCGCTCCGCGGCCACCCAGTCGTGGCCCTCGTCGCCTGCGTAGGGGCGCTCTGCCCGGACCGTCAGCGCGCCCTGGTCGACGGTCACGTCGATCGACTCTGGCTTGATGCCTGGCAAGTCGAGTTCTACGACGTACCGGTCGCTTTCACGCCAGACGTCCATCGGCATCACCGCCGGACGCGTCGCGGTTCCGATCGTGTTGCCCCATAGTTGCTGCGTAAGTCGGTCAAGGTCACGGAAGAGTGGCTCAAACCTCAGCATGGCTCTCACCTCCTTCGGCACTGCGGACGTTGGACCTGCTGTTTTCACCACAGAAAATCTATCTCACATACGAGATATTCCCTACACGCCCGATGAACCCCCCAACCGCGCCGCGATGCGTGTACCGTCATCGCTGCGCAGCTTTGTCCCGGATCTCTCGGGGCATGCTTCGGCGAGCACCGCTCACAGACCAGCAGGAACTGCCATGTTCGAGGCCGACGCCATCGCCCACGTGGCCGATCAGCTGTTCGCGGCCATCGAAAACAGCGATACATCCGCGGTGGCGCGTCTGTGGAGCGACGACATCGCCGTGTGGCGGATCGGTGCCAGCCGAGATCGTGACAAGGCGCGCGCACTGCGCGTGATCGACTGGTTCATCGATGCGACCTCCGAGCGCCGCTACCAAATCTTGGACCGGCAGCTGTTTGACGACGGGTTCGTCCAGCAGCACATCTTGCACGCCGTGGGCCGCGCCGGCGCTTCGATCGCCATGCGGGTGTGCATTGTGATCAAGCTGGGCGCAAACGGGCTGATCAGTCGCATCGATGAGTATTTCGACCCAGCCGACCTCGCCCCCCTGCTGAGTTAGGCTCGGCGACGATGCAGAGCGCGCAGCGCGATGAGGAGGAGCCGGGCAATCAGGCCCCGCTCGGCGACGATGCAGAGCGCGCAGCGCGATGAGCGCGATGAGGAGGAGCCGGGCAATCAGGCCCCGCTCGGCGACGATGCAGAGCGCGCAGCGCGATGAGCGCGATGAGGAGGAGCCGGCGGCCGCGCACAACAGGTAGGTGCTGATGACGACTGTGGAAACGCTGCTGAATGATCCGGACACGGCCGGAGTTTGGAATCTGGTCCCTGAGCGCTCGGCGTTCACCTTCAAGATCAGGAACGTGTGGGGCCTGATGACCGTCAAAGGCAGATTCAGCGACGTCAGCGGGGACGGCCAGATCACCGGCAAGGGTGCCGTTTTCGGCCGGGTCGACATCCGCGTGGCATCACTGCGTACTGGCATCGGAAAACGAGACGATCACCTGCGCTCGGGCGACTTCTTCGACGTCGAGCGCTTTCCGGAGATCAGCGTCGTCGTCACGGCCCTTCAGCCGACCACCGGCAACGCCGCGGACCTGCGCGCCAGCTTCACCATCAAGGGCATCACCGCGGAGCTGCCGCTGCCCGCCACGATCGACGAGCTCGGTGACGGCTCGGTCCGCGTCTCGGCGAAAACCCAGGTCGACCGCGCACAATTCGGGCTGGACTGGAACCGGTTCGGCATGATCGGCAAGACGGCGACCGTCTCGGCTGACGCGGTGTTCGTCCGCGCCCGGTGACGACGTCGCGCGAGCCTGTAGCTGGCGAGCAGGACTGCGGGTGGCCCGCGCAGTCACGACAGGTTCGGCGAAACGGGAGCCATGCGGCCGCCACGGTCGCCGAGCAGTAGCATCTGCGGCGTGCCCGCTTCGACCGCGCCCCTGCGGATCCTCGTTTACAGCGACAACGCCCACACCCGCGAACAGGTGAAGTTGGCCTTGGGCAAACGCCTGCATCCGGAGCTGCCCGAGCTCAGCTACGTCGAGGTTGCCACCGCACCAATGGTGATTCGCCACATCGACGCGGGCGGGATCGACCTGGCCATCCTCGACGGTGAGGCCACACCGGCCGGGGGCATGGGCATAGCCAAACAGCTGAAGGACGAGGTCGCGCACTGTCCACCAATAGTGGTGCTCATCGGTCGCGCCGACGACGCCTGGCTGGCCAGCTGGTCGCGCGCCGAGGCAGTTGTCTCGCACCCGATCGATCCGATCGTGCTGGAGCGGACGGTGCTCGGGCTGTTGCGCGCTCCGGCGGCTTGATCGAAGTTCGGCTCAGCAACGGATTGGCCTGCCGGCGTTGGGCTTTCATGGCACTGCAGGCGACGCCACCGCAGGGCCGGTAGGCTGCGGTGCGGCCTTGCCGGGCTGTGGGAGAGCTCACATGCAGACCCCTGAGCGGGCCCGGGTACAAGATCGTTAGGCTGTGGTTGACCTCACAGTCAGTCAAGCAAGACCACAGCCAGGGAGCAGCTTCGCAGGATGAATGTCTACACACCCATCCTGGTCCTCGGGGGGATCGCCACTGCTTTCGCGGTGTTCTCGGTGATCGTGGCTTCGGTGGTCGGCCCGTCTCGCTACAACCGGGCAAAGCTGGAGGCCTACGAGTGCGGCATCGAGCCTCCCGAATCCGCTCCGGCGCGCACCACCAGCGGGCACCGGTTCCCGGTGAAGTACTACCTCACCGCGATGTTGTTCATCGTGTTCGACATCGAGATTGTCTTCCTGTACCCGTGGGCGGTCAGCTACGACGCGCTGGGGACATTCGCACTTGTCGAGATGGTGGTGTTCATGCTCACCGTGTTGGTGGCCTACGCGTACGTGTGGCGCCGCGGCGGGTTGACGTGGGATTGAGGTAAGACGTGGGCCTGGAAGAGAAACTGCCCAGCGGTTTCCTGTTAACCACCGTCGAAGCGCTGGCCGGCTATTTTCGCAAGAGTTCTTTGTGGCCGGCGACATTCGGGCTGGCGTGCTGCGCGATCGAAATGATGTCGACGGCTTCGCCCCGCTTCGACATCGCCCGCTTCGGAATGGAAAGGTTCTCGGCAACCCCGCGTCAGGCAGATCTGATGATCGTCGCCGGACGCGTCAGCCAGAAAATGGCGCCGGTGCTGCGCCAGATTTACGACCAGATGGCCGAGCCGAAGTGGGTGCTGGCCATGGGCGTGTGCGCCTCGTCGGGCGGAATGTTCAACAACTACGCGATCGTGCAGGGGGTGGATCACGTCGTGCCGGTGGACATCTACCTGCCCGGGTGCCCACCGCGGCCGGAGATGCTGCTGTATGCAATCCTCAAGCTGCACGAGAAGATTCAGCAAATGCCGCTGGGCATCGACCGGGAGCGTGCCATCGCCGAAGCCGAAGAGGCGGCGCTGGCGGCCAAGCCCACCATCGAGATGCGCGGGCTGTTGCGATGAGCTCACCAGGACAAGACCCACATGAGGCGGTGCGCCGCGGCGACGAGGAAGTGATCGACGTCCGCCGCGGCATGTTCGGCGTCCACGACACCGGCGACACTTCCGGCTATGGACGGCTGGTGCGCGCGGTCACATTGCCCGGCAGCAGCCCGCGGCCCTACGGCGGCTACTTCGACGAGGTGGTCGATACCCTGGCCGACGCGTTGAAGCGCAATGGCGTCGACTACGCCGATGCGATCGAGAAAGTCGTGGTGTATCGCGGGGAGCTGACCCTGCACGTGCGCCGCGAGCTATTGCCGCAAGTCGCGCAGCAGCTGCGGGACGACTCGCGGCTGCGCTTCGAGCTGTGCCTGGGCGTCAACGGCGTGCACTACCCGCACGACACCGGACGCGAACTGCATGCGGTCTACCCGCTCAAGTCGATCACCCACAACCGTCGCATCCGGCTGGAAGTATCCGCGCCGGATGCTGACCCGCACATCCCGTCGCTGTTTTCGATCTATCCGACCAACGACTGGCACGAACGCGAAACCTATGACTTTTTCGGAATCATCTTCGATGGACATCCGTCGTTGACCCGTATCGAGATGCCCGACGACTGGCATGGTCATCCGCAGCGCAAGGATTACCCGCTCGGTGGCATCCCGGTGGAATACAAGGGCGCGCAAGTTCCCCCGCCCGACGAGCGGAGAGCCTACAACTGATGAGCGAACCGACCGAAACCGTGCTGATGGCCGGTGGCCAAGATTGGGAAGAGGTCGTGCGGGCCGCCCGCGACGCGGATCCCGGCGACCGCATCGTCGTCAACATGGGACCCCAGCACCCGTCCACCCACGGCGTGCTGCGGCTGATCCTGGAGATCGAGGGTGAGACAGTCACCGAGGCCCGCTGCGGTATTGGCTACCTGCACACCGGGATCGAAAAGAACCTGGAATACCGATACTGGACTCAGGGCGTCACCTTCGTGACCCGGATGGACTATCTGTCACCGTTTTTCAACGAAACCGCTTATTGCCTGGGTGTGGAGAAACTGCTCGGCATCACCGATCAGATTCCCGAGCGGGCCAACGTCATCCGGGTGATGATGATGGAGCTCAACCGGATCTCGTCACACCTGGTCGCATTGGCGACCGGCGGCATGGAACTGGGCGCGATGACCGCGATGTTCCTGGGCTTCCGGGAGCGCGAGCTGGTGCTCAACTTGTTCGAGCTGATCACCGGATTGCGGATGAACCACGGCTACATCCGCCCCGGCGGCCTGGCCCAGGATCTGCCGGACAACGCGGTCACCGAGATCCGCAAGTTCCTCGACCTGATGCCGCGCCGGCTGCGCGACCTCGAGGACCTGCTCAACGAGAACTACATCTGGAAGGCCCGTACCCAGGGCATCGGCTACCTAGACCTGACCGGGTGCATGGCGCTGGGCATCACCGGCCCGATCCTGCGTTCGACGGGGTTGCCCTACGACCTGCGGCGTGCCGACCCGTATTGCGGGTACGAAAACTACGAATTCGACGTGATCACCGAGAACAGCTGTGACGCCTACGGGCGCTACATGATTCGCGTCAAGGAGATGCACGAGTCGCTGAAGATCATCGAGCAGTGCCTGGACAAGTTGAAGCCCGGTCCGATCATGGTCTCCGACCGCAAGATCGCCTGGCCCGCCGATCTGAAAGTGGGCCCCGACGGGTTGGGCAACTCACCGGAACACATCGCCAAAATCATGGGCAGCTCGATGGAAGCGCTGATCCACCACTTCAAGCTGGTCACCGAGGGCATCCGCGTTCCGGCGGGCCAGGTGTATGTCGCGGTGGAGTCGCCGCGCGGCGAGCTGGGCGTGCACATGGTCAGCGACGGGGGCACTCGTCCGTACCGGGTGCACTACCGCGATCCGTCGTTCACCAACCTGCAGGCCGTGGCCGCCATGTGCGAGGGCGGCATGGTCGCCGACGTGATCGCCGCGGTTGCCAGCATCGACCCGGTGATGGGCGGGGTCGACCGGTGACCGGCCCGCAGCGCGAGCCCGTGTTTCTGCACCTGGGCCCTCCACCCGAAGAGCCCGGGCAGTTCGTCGTCGAGGGTGCTCCCCAGTCGTATCCGCCCGACGTGAAGGCTCGACTGGAGGTCGACGCCAAAGAGATCATCGGCCGCTACCCCAATCGGCGCTCGGCGATCTTGCCGCTGCTGCACCTGGTGCAGTCCGAGGATTCGTACCTGACCCCGGCGGGTCTGGAGTTCTGCGGCGAGCAACTGGGGCTGACCGGCGCCGAGGTCGCGGCGGTGGCCAGCTTCTACTCGATGTTTCGCCGCGGGCCCACCGGCGAGTATCTGGTCGGCGTCTGCACCAACACGCTGTGCGCGATCATGGGCGGTGATGCCATCTTCGAGACACTGGTAAACCACCTCGGCGTCCGCAACGACCAGACCACCCCCGACGGCAAGATCACCTTGCAACACGTCGAGTGCAACGCCGCCTGCGATTACGCGCCGGTAGTGATGGTCAACTGGGAGTTCTTCGACAACCAGACCCCGGAGTCGGCGCGCCGGCTCGTCGATGCGCTGCGCGCCGGCAACCCGCCGCGGCCCACCCGCGGCGCCCCGCTGTGTCCCTTCCGTCAAACCGAACGTATCCTCGCGGGTTTTCCCGACCAGCGTCCCGACGACGGCCAGGGCGGCGTGGGCGAGGCCACCTTGGCCGGTCTGCGCGTCGCGAAGGAAAACGACATGCAGGCCCCACCGCCACCCGCCGGGGAGGGCCGCTGATGGCGTCTTTTTCCGGCCAAGCCACGCCGTTGACGCCGGTGCTCACCCGCTACTGGGACGACCCGCAGTCTTGGACGCTGGAAACCTACCGCCGCCACGACGGCTATCGGGCCCTGCAGAAAGCCCTCGACATGGAACCCGACGCGGTGCTGCAAACCGTCAAGGACTCCGGGCTGCGGGGCCGCGGCGGCGCAGGCTTTTCGACGGGGACGAAGTGGTCGTTCATCCCGCAGGGCGACCAAGGTCCCGCCGCCAAGCCGCACTACCTCGTCGTCAACGCCGACGAATCCGAGCCCGGTACATGCAAGGACATCCCCCTGATGTTCACCACTCCGCATGTTCTGATCGAGGGCAGCATCATCGCCGCCTATGCGATTCGGGCCAGCCATGCGTTCATCTACGTGCGCGGTGAAGTGTTGCCGGTGCTGCGCCGACTGCATAACGCCGTGGCCGAGGCTTACGCCGCAGGGTTTTTGGGCCGCGACATCGCCGGTTCCGGCTACGACTTGGAGATGGTGGTCCACGCCGGTGCCGGCGCCTACATCTGCGGCGAAGAGACCGCACTGCTGGATTCACTGGAGGGCCGGCGCGGCCAGCCGCGGCTGCGCCCGCCGTTTCCGGCGGTATCCGGGCTCTACGGATGCCCGACGGTGATCAACAACGTCGAAACCATTGCCAGCGTGCCGCCCATCATCCTCAACGGTGTCGACTGGTTCCGGTCGATGGGCACCGACAAATCGCCGGGCTTCACGCTGTACTCGCTGTCCGGGCACGTCGCGAGGCCGGGCCAATACGAGGCGCCGCTGGGGATCACGCTGCGGGAGCTGCTCGGCTATGCCGGCGGGATTCGGGCCGGGCACCGGCTGAAGTTCTGGACACCGGGCGGCTCGTCGACACCGCTGCTCACCGACGAGCATCTCGACTTGCCGCTGGATTACGAGGGCGTAGGCGAGGCCGGCTCGATGCTGGGCACGAAGGCGCTGGAGATCTTCGACGAGACCACCTGCGTGGTGCGCGCAGTGCGGCGCTGGACAGAGTTCTATAAGCACGAATCCTGCGGCAAGTGCACGCCGTGCCGTGAAGGCACCTTCTGGCTCGGCCAGATTTACGAGCGGCTGGAAACCGGGAAGGGCACGACCGAGGACCTAGAAAAGCTGCAGGACATTGCCGATATCCTGTTCGGAAAGTCGTTCTGCGCGTTGGGTGACGGCGCGGCCATGCCGGTGACGTCGTCGCTGAAATACTTCCGCGACGAATACGTCGCTCACATCGAGGGCGGTGGCTGCCCCTTCGACCCGCGACTGTCGATGCTGACACCGAACGGAGAGGACGCGTGACGCTGCACGCCGACGCCGCAAAGCAAGTCGCCCAGGCTGAGATGGTGACACTCACGATCGACGGTGTCGAGATCAGCGTTCCGAGGGGAACATTGGTGATCCGGGCCGCCGAGCTGATCGGCATTCAGATCCCGCGGTTTTGCGACCATCCGCTGTTGGACCCGGTCGGCGCGTGCCGGCAGTGCCTGGTCGAGGTCGAGGGCCAGCGCAAGCCGATGGCGTCGTGCACGACCGTCGCCACCGACGACATGGTGGTGCGTACCCAGCTGACCTCGGAAGCCGCGGACAAAGCCCAGCACGGCGTGATGGAACTGCTGCTGATCAACCATCCGCTGGACTGCCCGATGTGCGACAAGGGCGGCGAATGTCCGCTGCAGAACCAGGCGATGTCGAACGGCCGTCCCGATTCTCGCTTCACCGACGTCAAGCGCACATTCGCCAAGCCGATCAATATCTCGTCGCAGGTGCTGCTGGACCGGGAGCGCTGCATTCTGTGCGCCCGCTGCACCCGGTTCAGTGACCAGATTGCCGGCGACAATTTCATCGAGATGCTCGAGCGCGGCGCACTGCAGCAGGTCGGCATCTACGCCAATGAGCCTTTTGACTCCTATTTCTCGGGCAATACCGTGCAAATCTGTCCGGTGGGCGCACTAACGGGCACCGCCTACCGGTTCCGGGCCCGCCCGTTCGACCTGGTGTCCACCCCCAGTGTGTGTGAGCACTGCGCGTCGGGCTGTGCCCAGCGCAGCGACCACCGCCGCGGCAAGGTGCTGCGCCGCCTGGCCGGTGACGACCCGGAAGTCAACGAGGAGTGGAACTGCGACAAGGGCAGGTGGGCGTTCACCTATGCCACCCAACCTGACCGCATCACCACCCCACTGGTCCGAGACGCCAGCGGGACGCTGGTGCCCGCGTCGTGGTCGCATGCACTGGGGTCGGCTGCGCAGGGACTGGGCGCGGCCCGTGGCCGCGCCGGTGTGCTGGTCGGTGGGCGCATGACGTGGGAGGACGCCTACGCCTATGCAAAGTTTGCGCGAATCGCTTTGGGCACCAATGACATTGACTTTCGTGCCCGGCTGCACTCGGCTGAAGAGTCCCAGTTCTTGTCGGCCCGGGTCGCGGGAAGGCCGATCACGGTCAGCTACTCGGATCTCGAATCGGCGCCGGTGGTGTTGCTGGTCGGCTTTGAACCCGAGGACGAGTCGCCGATCGTATTTTTGCGGTTGCGCAAGGCGGCCCGCAAACACCGGGTGCCGATCTACGCCATCGCTCCGTTCGCCAGCCGGGGGCTGCAGAAAATGTGGGGTCGGTTGGTCAAGACCGTGCCGGGTGCCGAGGCGTCGGTCCTCGAGCAGCTCGCAGACGGCGATGTCGGCGAGCTGTTGCGCAAGCCCGGCGCGGTCATCATGGTCGGT encodes:
- a CDS encoding Hsp20/alpha crystallin family protein, producing the protein MLRFEPLFRDLDRLTQQLWGNTIGTATRPAVMPMDVWRESDRYVVELDLPGIKPESIDVTVDQGALTVRAERPYAGDEGHDWVAAERPHGLFSRTLFLGDQLDTDHISADYTDGVLRLSVPVAEEAKPRKIAIQSGAKQAISA
- the nuoD gene encoding NADH dehydrogenase (quinone) subunit D, producing the protein MSEPTETVLMAGGQDWEEVVRAARDADPGDRIVVNMGPQHPSTHGVLRLILEIEGETVTEARCGIGYLHTGIEKNLEYRYWTQGVTFVTRMDYLSPFFNETAYCLGVEKLLGITDQIPERANVIRVMMMELNRISSHLVALATGGMELGAMTAMFLGFRERELVLNLFELITGLRMNHGYIRPGGLAQDLPDNAVTEIRKFLDLMPRRLRDLEDLLNENYIWKARTQGIGYLDLTGCMALGITGPILRSTGLPYDLRRADPYCGYENYEFDVITENSCDAYGRYMIRVKEMHESLKIIEQCLDKLKPGPIMVSDRKIAWPADLKVGPDGLGNSPEHIAKIMGSSMEALIHHFKLVTEGIRVPAGQVYVAVESPRGELGVHMVSDGGTRPYRVHYRDPSFTNLQAVAAMCEGGMVADVIAAVASIDPVMGGVDR
- a CDS encoding response regulator transcription factor; its protein translation is MRPPRSPSSSICGVPASTAPLRILVYSDNAHTREQVKLALGKRLHPELPELSYVEVATAPMVIRHIDAGGIDLAILDGEATPAGGMGIAKQLKDEVAHCPPIVVLIGRADDAWLASWSRAEAVVSHPIDPIVLERTVLGLLRAPAA
- a CDS encoding nuclear transport factor 2 family protein, whose product is MFEADAIAHVADQLFAAIENSDTSAVARLWSDDIAVWRIGASRDRDKARALRVIDWFIDATSERRYQILDRQLFDDGFVQQHILHAVGRAGASIAMRVCIVIKLGANGLISRIDEYFDPADLAPLLS
- a CDS encoding YceI family protein, producing the protein MTTVETLLNDPDTAGVWNLVPERSAFTFKIRNVWGLMTVKGRFSDVSGDGQITGKGAVFGRVDIRVASLRTGIGKRDDHLRSGDFFDVERFPEISVVVTALQPTTGNAADLRASFTIKGITAELPLPATIDELGDGSVRVSAKTQVDRAQFGLDWNRFGMIGKTATVSADAVFVRAR
- a CDS encoding NADH-quinone oxidoreductase subunit G, which encodes MTLHADAAKQVAQAEMVTLTIDGVEISVPRGTLVIRAAELIGIQIPRFCDHPLLDPVGACRQCLVEVEGQRKPMASCTTVATDDMVVRTQLTSEAADKAQHGVMELLLINHPLDCPMCDKGGECPLQNQAMSNGRPDSRFTDVKRTFAKPINISSQVLLDRERCILCARCTRFSDQIAGDNFIEMLERGALQQVGIYANEPFDSYFSGNTVQICPVGALTGTAYRFRARPFDLVSTPSVCEHCASGCAQRSDHRRGKVLRRLAGDDPEVNEEWNCDKGRWAFTYATQPDRITTPLVRDASGTLVPASWSHALGSAAQGLGAARGRAGVLVGGRMTWEDAYAYAKFARIALGTNDIDFRARLHSAEESQFLSARVAGRPITVSYSDLESAPVVLLVGFEPEDESPIVFLRLRKAARKHRVPIYAIAPFASRGLQKMWGRLVKTVPGAEASVLEQLADGDVGELLRKPGAVIMVGERLAGVPGGLTAAARLADATGAQLAWVPRRAGERGALEAGALGGLLPGGRPVANDVARSQVSAAWNVEDLPSSPGRDTDAILAAAAEGTLSALLVGGVEPDDLVDPQAALAAIDAAGFVVSLELRHSAVTERADVVFPIAPAVEKAGTFVNWEGRFRGFPAALGDTGAIPDLRVLDTLADEMGVDLGLPTVEAARDELMTLGPWDGESASDPDVSVAEPPRPGPGEAILTGWRLLLDGGRLQDGEPHLAGTARAPVARLSAESAAEIGAADGDLVTVSTERGAITLPLTVTDMPDHVVWLPLNSPGSAVHRQLGVTVGNVVRIGVAR
- the nuoF gene encoding NADH-quinone oxidoreductase subunit NuoF encodes the protein MASFSGQATPLTPVLTRYWDDPQSWTLETYRRHDGYRALQKALDMEPDAVLQTVKDSGLRGRGGAGFSTGTKWSFIPQGDQGPAAKPHYLVVNADESEPGTCKDIPLMFTTPHVLIEGSIIAAYAIRASHAFIYVRGEVLPVLRRLHNAVAEAYAAGFLGRDIAGSGYDLEMVVHAGAGAYICGEETALLDSLEGRRGQPRLRPPFPAVSGLYGCPTVINNVETIASVPPIILNGVDWFRSMGTDKSPGFTLYSLSGHVARPGQYEAPLGITLRELLGYAGGIRAGHRLKFWTPGGSSTPLLTDEHLDLPLDYEGVGEAGSMLGTKALEIFDETTCVVRAVRRWTEFYKHESCGKCTPCREGTFWLGQIYERLETGKGTTEDLEKLQDIADILFGKSFCALGDGAAMPVTSSLKYFRDEYVAHIEGGGCPFDPRLSMLTPNGEDA
- the nuoE gene encoding NADH-quinone oxidoreductase subunit NuoE, with the translated sequence MTGPQREPVFLHLGPPPEEPGQFVVEGAPQSYPPDVKARLEVDAKEIIGRYPNRRSAILPLLHLVQSEDSYLTPAGLEFCGEQLGLTGAEVAAVASFYSMFRRGPTGEYLVGVCTNTLCAIMGGDAIFETLVNHLGVRNDQTTPDGKITLQHVECNAACDYAPVVMVNWEFFDNQTPESARRLVDALRAGNPPRPTRGAPLCPFRQTERILAGFPDQRPDDGQGGVGEATLAGLRVAKENDMQAPPPPAGEGR
- a CDS encoding NuoB/complex I 20 kDa subunit family protein, whose protein sequence is MGLEEKLPSGFLLTTVEALAGYFRKSSLWPATFGLACCAIEMMSTASPRFDIARFGMERFSATPRQADLMIVAGRVSQKMAPVLRQIYDQMAEPKWVLAMGVCASSGGMFNNYAIVQGVDHVVPVDIYLPGCPPRPEMLLYAILKLHEKIQQMPLGIDRERAIAEAEEAALAAKPTIEMRGLLR
- a CDS encoding NADH-quinone oxidoreductase subunit C, with the translated sequence MSSPGQDPHEAVRRGDEEVIDVRRGMFGVHDTGDTSGYGRLVRAVTLPGSSPRPYGGYFDEVVDTLADALKRNGVDYADAIEKVVVYRGELTLHVRRELLPQVAQQLRDDSRLRFELCLGVNGVHYPHDTGRELHAVYPLKSITHNRRIRLEVSAPDADPHIPSLFSIYPTNDWHERETYDFFGIIFDGHPSLTRIEMPDDWHGHPQRKDYPLGGIPVEYKGAQVPPPDERRAYN
- a CDS encoding NADH-quinone oxidoreductase subunit A; amino-acid sequence: MNVYTPILVLGGIATAFAVFSVIVASVVGPSRYNRAKLEAYECGIEPPESAPARTTSGHRFPVKYYLTAMLFIVFDIEIVFLYPWAVSYDALGTFALVEMVVFMLTVLVAYAYVWRRGGLTWD